One genomic region from uncultured Subdoligranulum sp. encodes:
- a CDS encoding glycoside hydrolase family 3 C-terminal domain-containing protein, with the protein MQSAHTYSGSRRAALSPREKRHAALARKAAAAGIVLLRNDGVLPLAPDKPVALFGAGAGYTVKGGIGSGDVNNRANVSLYEGLQEAGVALTSEDWITDYEHRYTAARLAWKDKILDDATKVENPFDAYAANPFVLPQGRPVTLQDLIGASAAIYVISRISGEGKDRTPTAGDYLLSDREMADLRTLNEAGLPLVLVLNAGGPVELTDLLAEYRHSLAVLQISQPGQQGGEAVADILLGKAVPEGKLTATWAKRYADYPCADTFGACNGDLEKEDYAEGLYVGYRWFDSFGIEPLFGFGHGLSYTTFSTAFTALRPGDHGVEVDLTVTNTGDRFTGREVAQLYAACPQTGTAREYRRLAGFSKTRPLAPGESQTVTVAVPAKQLAEFLPGRGAWVIPAGVYTLFAGGSLAEAAPCAHLTVDAEVVLETTHPICPLHHPFGEAGPAAPAMEKAAAAAALDLPAFPFAPLPDEVPAPAPVPMADGPVEELVPLLYGNITQGASTLGSAGIRVPGSAGETSEALEASRGVPSLIMADGPAGLRLRQSYQVDPADGGVIPTGVLGSLENGFLDAPRQLEGADTYYQFCTAFPVGTALAQSWDPALLEEFGRAIAAEMAEFHIDLWLAPGMNIQRNPLCGRNFEYYSEDPLLSGLMAAAVTRGVQADGTRGVTIKHFACNNQEDHRMGVDARVSEQALREIYLRGFEIAVKTAAPAALMTSYNRINGVQAANNRDLCTVVARGEWGFDGLIMSDWNTTVPADGSEPWRCAAAGNDVIMPGNPHDDADIRAALADGRLTETDLRACAGRLMALARRLTANR; encoded by the coding sequence ATGCAATCTGCACACACCTACAGCGGCAGCCGCCGGGCTGCCCTCTCCCCCCGGGAAAAACGCCACGCCGCCCTGGCCCGCAAGGCAGCCGCCGCGGGCATCGTCCTGCTGCGCAACGACGGCGTGCTTCCCCTGGCCCCCGACAAACCGGTGGCCCTCTTCGGTGCCGGCGCCGGGTATACCGTCAAGGGCGGCATCGGCTCCGGCGATGTGAACAACCGGGCCAATGTCTCCCTTTATGAGGGGCTGCAGGAAGCCGGGGTCGCCCTTACCAGCGAAGACTGGATCACCGACTATGAACACCGCTACACCGCGGCCCGTCTGGCCTGGAAGGACAAGATCCTGGACGATGCCACCAAGGTGGAAAATCCCTTTGACGCCTATGCGGCCAACCCCTTTGTGCTGCCCCAGGGCCGTCCGGTAACTTTGCAGGACCTGATCGGCGCCTCTGCGGCCATCTATGTGATCAGCCGCATCTCCGGCGAGGGCAAGGACCGCACCCCCACCGCGGGGGACTACCTGCTCAGCGACCGGGAAATGGCCGACCTGCGCACCCTGAACGAAGCGGGCCTGCCCCTGGTACTGGTCCTCAACGCCGGGGGCCCGGTGGAACTCACCGACCTGCTGGCGGAATACCGCCATTCCCTGGCTGTCTTGCAGATCTCCCAGCCGGGGCAGCAGGGCGGCGAGGCCGTGGCCGACATCCTGCTGGGCAAGGCCGTACCGGAGGGCAAGCTCACCGCCACCTGGGCCAAACGCTACGCCGACTACCCCTGCGCCGATACCTTCGGGGCCTGCAACGGCGACCTGGAAAAGGAAGACTACGCCGAGGGCCTCTATGTGGGCTACCGCTGGTTTGACAGCTTTGGCATCGAGCCCCTCTTCGGCTTCGGCCACGGGCTTTCCTACACCACCTTTTCCACCGCCTTCACGGCCCTGCGCCCCGGCGATCACGGGGTGGAGGTGGACCTGACGGTGACCAACACCGGTGACCGGTTCACCGGCCGGGAGGTGGCCCAGCTCTATGCCGCCTGTCCCCAGACCGGCACCGCCCGGGAATACCGGCGGCTGGCCGGCTTTTCCAAGACCCGGCCCCTGGCCCCCGGGGAGAGCCAGACCGTGACGGTGGCCGTACCCGCGAAACAGCTGGCGGAGTTCCTGCCCGGGCGCGGCGCCTGGGTGATCCCCGCCGGGGTCTACACCCTCTTTGCGGGGGGCAGCCTGGCAGAGGCCGCTCCCTGCGCCCACCTGACCGTGGACGCCGAGGTGGTGCTGGAGACCACCCATCCCATCTGCCCGCTGCACCATCCCTTCGGGGAGGCGGGCCCCGCCGCCCCGGCCATGGAAAAAGCCGCAGCCGCCGCGGCCCTGGACCTGCCCGCCTTCCCCTTTGCGCCGCTGCCCGACGAAGTTCCCGCTCCGGCTCCCGTGCCGATGGCCGACGGCCCGGTGGAGGAGCTGGTGCCCCTGCTCTACGGCAACATCACCCAGGGCGCCAGCACCCTGGGTTCGGCGGGCATCCGGGTGCCCGGCTCCGCGGGGGAAACCTCCGAGGCGCTGGAAGCCTCCCGGGGCGTCCCCTCCCTCATCATGGCGGACGGCCCCGCCGGGCTGCGGCTGCGGCAGAGCTACCAGGTGGACCCCGCCGACGGTGGGGTGATCCCCACCGGGGTGCTGGGTTCCCTGGAAAACGGATTCCTGGACGCGCCCCGGCAGCTGGAGGGCGCTGACACCTACTACCAGTTCTGCACGGCCTTCCCGGTGGGGACCGCCCTGGCCCAGAGCTGGGACCCCGCCCTGCTGGAGGAATTCGGTCGGGCCATCGCCGCCGAGATGGCGGAGTTCCACATCGACCTCTGGCTGGCCCCGGGCATGAACATCCAGCGCAACCCCCTCTGCGGCCGCAACTTTGAGTACTATTCTGAGGACCCGCTGCTCTCCGGCCTGATGGCCGCCGCCGTCACCCGGGGCGTCCAGGCGGACGGCACCCGGGGGGTCACCATCAAACATTTTGCCTGCAACAACCAGGAGGACCACCGCATGGGGGTGGATGCCCGGGTCTCCGAGCAGGCCCTGCGGGAGATCTACCTGCGCGGCTTTGAGATTGCCGTCAAGACGGCGGCTCCCGCGGCCCTGATGACCTCCTACAACCGGATCAACGGGGTGCAGGCCGCCAACAACCGGGACCTCTGCACCGTGGTGGCCCGGGGCGAGTGGGGCTTTGACGGCCTCATCATGT
- a CDS encoding carbohydrate ABC transporter permease, with the protein MKHIKDKRAETVLAYLVLIVLSFLCLFFFYILLVNATRSHADLQKGFSWLPGNYFLENLKNVANDGSFPMFKGIINSLIVSSCSAALCTYFSALTAYGLYAYQFKLKKVAFTFIMAILVMPTQVTAMGFLRLMTNIGLYDSLLPLIIPSIASPAVFYFMYSYLESSLPLSLVEAARIDGSGEFMTFNRIVLPIMKPAVAVQAIFTFVGSWNNYFVPALIIQSKDKMTVPILIATLRGADYMNFDMGKIYMMITVAIVPIIIVYLLLSKYIIAGITLGGVKE; encoded by the coding sequence ATGAAACATATCAAAGACAAACGGGCGGAAACCGTCCTGGCCTATCTGGTCCTCATCGTCCTGTCCTTCCTGTGCCTGTTCTTCTTCTACATCCTGCTGGTGAACGCCACCCGCTCCCACGCAGACCTGCAGAAGGGCTTCAGCTGGCTGCCCGGCAACTACTTCCTGGAAAATCTGAAAAACGTGGCCAACGACGGCAGCTTCCCCATGTTCAAGGGCATCATCAACAGCCTGATCGTCTCCAGCTGCTCGGCGGCGCTGTGCACCTACTTCTCCGCCCTGACGGCCTACGGCCTCTATGCCTACCAGTTCAAGCTGAAAAAGGTGGCCTTCACCTTCATCATGGCCATTCTGGTCATGCCCACCCAGGTCACCGCCATGGGCTTCCTGCGGTTGATGACCAACATCGGCCTCTACGACTCGCTGCTGCCCCTCATCATTCCCTCCATCGCGTCCCCGGCGGTGTTCTACTTCATGTACAGCTACCTGGAGTCCTCGCTGCCGCTCTCCCTGGTGGAGGCCGCCCGCATCGACGGTTCCGGTGAGTTCATGACCTTCAACCGCATCGTGCTGCCCATCATGAAGCCCGCCGTGGCGGTGCAGGCCATCTTCACCTTCGTGGGTTCCTGGAACAACTACTTCGTTCCCGCCCTTATCATCCAGTCCAAGGACAAGATGACCGTTCCCATCCTCATCGCCACCCTGCGCGGCGCCGACTATATGAACTTCGACATGGGCAAGATCTACATGATGATCACCGTGGCCATCGTGCCCATCATCATCGTCTACCTGCTGCTGTCCAAGTACATCATCGCCGGCATCACCCTGGGCGGTGTCAAGGAATAA
- a CDS encoding sugar ABC transporter permease — translation MNKKKQHRLSYAKWGYIFILPFFLAFFIFSLIPLVDTVRYSFYEYYRSGIKEIGPTFIGLENYAELLKSDMVGYAGNTLILWLIGFVPQIVIALLLANWFTDVRLKIRGKQFFKIIIYLPNLIMASAFAMLFFALFSTNGPINSILMSIGLTDTPIDFMGTTFGTRSLIGLMNFLMWFGNTTIMLMAAIMGISPDIFEAAELDGCGSFRRFFSITLPLIRPILAYTLITSIIGGLQMFDVPQILTNGQGNPDRTSMTLIMFLNSHLKSRNYGMAGALSVYLFIVSGILCFFVYRMTNGSDSTAKHRKHAKGGTKA, via the coding sequence ATGAACAAGAAAAAACAACATCGTCTCAGTTACGCCAAATGGGGCTACATCTTCATCCTTCCGTTCTTTTTGGCCTTCTTCATCTTCTCGCTGATCCCGCTGGTGGACACCGTGCGGTACAGCTTCTATGAATACTACCGCTCCGGCATCAAGGAGATCGGTCCCACCTTCATCGGCCTGGAAAACTATGCCGAACTGCTCAAATCCGACATGGTCGGCTACGCCGGCAACACCCTGATCCTCTGGCTCATCGGCTTTGTGCCCCAGATTGTCATCGCTCTGCTGCTGGCCAACTGGTTCACCGATGTGCGGCTGAAGATCCGCGGCAAACAGTTCTTCAAGATCATCATCTATCTGCCCAACCTGATCATGGCCTCTGCCTTCGCCATGCTCTTCTTCGCCCTCTTCTCCACCAACGGCCCCATCAACTCCATCCTCATGTCCATCGGGCTGACCGATACCCCCATCGACTTCATGGGCACCACCTTCGGAACCCGGTCCCTCATTGGGCTTATGAACTTCCTGATGTGGTTCGGCAACACCACCATCATGCTGATGGCCGCCATCATGGGCATCAGCCCCGACATCTTTGAGGCGGCAGAGCTGGACGGCTGCGGCAGCTTCCGGCGGTTCTTCTCCATCACCCTGCCGCTGATCCGCCCCATTCTGGCCTACACCCTCATCACCTCCATCATCGGCGGTCTGCAGATGTTCGATGTACCCCAGATCCTCACCAACGGCCAGGGCAACCCCGACCGTACCTCCATGACGCTGATCATGTTCCTGAACAGCCACCTGAAGAGCCGCAACTACGGCATGGCCGGTGCCCTGTCGGTCTACCTCTTCATCGTCAGCGGCATCCTCTGCTTCTTTGTCTACCGGATGACCAACGGCAGTGATAGCACCGCCAAACACCGGAAGCACGCCAAAGGAGGAACCAAAGCATGA
- a CDS encoding ABC transporter substrate-binding protein yields the protein MKKRVVSLLMATAISASLPAACGGSSAGSSAATGETGGDAAATGGTEGAVINIYSWNDEFRTRLEAVYPEVESTSDDGTVTKLKDGTEIHWVINPNQDGVYQQKLDEALLNQATAADDDKVDIFLSETDYVFKYTDADADVAMPLTDLGIDPDTDLADQYPFTKTTASDQNGVQRGSTWQCCPGLLVYRRDIAKDVFGTDDPAAVGEKVKDWDTLKATAAELKAKGYYTFASYADTFRLYGNSISQPWVTAGETTVKVDPQIMNWIKDSKEWLDAGYFDKTVKGQWNDDWNKSMSSSSKVFAFLLPAWGIDFTLTPNWDGETGAWGVTNPPQEYNWGGSYIHAATGTDNPQHVKDIILALTANKDNLIKISRDYQDFTNTVSGMQEAATDASFASEFLGGQNAYEYFAPVAENIKIAPLSSYDQGCVELIQNAFSDYFQGNVDYDRAKANFETAIKERYPDITEIQWAE from the coding sequence ATGAAAAAACGCGTTGTTTCTCTTCTGATGGCCACAGCCATCAGCGCCAGCCTGCCGGCCGCCTGCGGCGGCAGCAGCGCCGGTTCGTCCGCCGCCACCGGCGAGACCGGCGGGGATGCTGCGGCCACCGGCGGCACCGAGGGCGCCGTCATCAACATCTACAGCTGGAACGACGAGTTCCGCACCCGTCTGGAAGCCGTTTACCCCGAGGTGGAGAGCACCTCCGACGACGGCACCGTCACCAAGCTGAAGGACGGCACCGAAATTCACTGGGTCATCAACCCCAACCAGGACGGCGTCTACCAGCAGAAGCTGGACGAGGCCCTGCTGAACCAGGCCACCGCCGCCGATGACGACAAGGTGGACATCTTCCTGTCTGAGACCGACTACGTCTTCAAGTACACCGATGCCGACGCCGACGTGGCCATGCCGCTGACCGACCTGGGCATCGACCCCGACACCGACCTGGCCGACCAGTACCCCTTCACCAAGACCACCGCCTCCGACCAGAACGGCGTGCAGCGCGGCTCCACCTGGCAGTGCTGCCCGGGCCTGCTGGTCTACCGCCGGGACATCGCCAAGGATGTCTTCGGCACCGATGACCCCGCTGCCGTGGGCGAAAAGGTCAAGGACTGGGATACCCTGAAAGCCACCGCCGCGGAACTGAAGGCCAAGGGCTACTACACCTTCGCCTCCTACGCCGACACCTTCCGCCTGTACGGCAACAGCATCTCCCAGCCCTGGGTGACCGCCGGGGAAACCACCGTCAAGGTGGATCCCCAGATCATGAACTGGATCAAGGATTCCAAGGAATGGCTGGATGCCGGCTACTTCGACAAGACCGTCAAGGGCCAGTGGAACGATGACTGGAACAAGTCCATGAGCTCCTCCTCCAAGGTCTTTGCCTTCCTGCTGCCTGCCTGGGGCATCGACTTCACCCTGACCCCCAACTGGGACGGCGAGACCGGCGCCTGGGGCGTCACCAATCCCCCGCAGGAATACAACTGGGGCGGTTCCTACATCCATGCCGCTACCGGCACCGACAACCCCCAGCACGTGAAGGACATCATCCTGGCCCTCACCGCCAACAAGGACAACCTGATCAAGATCTCCCGCGATTATCAGGACTTCACCAACACCGTCAGCGGCATGCAGGAAGCGGCTACCGACGCCTCCTTCGCCTCTGAGTTCCTGGGCGGCCAGAACGCCTACGAGTACTTTGCCCCTGTTGCCGAGAACATCAAGATCGCGCCGCTGTCCTCCTATGACCAGGGCTGCGTGGAGCTGATCCAGAACGCCTTCAGCGACTACTTCCAGGGCAACGTGGATTACGACCGCGCCAAGGCCAACTTTGAGACCGCCATCAAGGAGCGCTACCCCGACATCACCGAGATCCAGTGGGCGGAGTGA
- a CDS encoding helix-turn-helix transcriptional regulator codes for MSYQKEWLLLEANDEVDEIEHRDPSEEYQFYRAVADGDVDYVRHNCELGRFREGEGVGQLSRDPVMNLKYHFVITTAMVTRLCGQHGMELEQAFRLSDFYIQKLDDLHTEDEVCALHDEMVMDYTKKMRKNLRSGTNSKHINAGKEYIYAHIKERITIEDLADELGVSASYLSRLFKKETGMSVSAYIRQQKIEMAKNLLRFSDSSLIDIANQLAFSSQSHFIQQFREVTGMTPKKYRDECRLNPWDD; via the coding sequence ATGAGTTACCAAAAGGAATGGCTGCTTCTGGAAGCCAACGATGAAGTGGATGAAATTGAACACCGGGATCCCAGCGAAGAATACCAGTTCTACCGGGCGGTGGCCGACGGCGATGTGGACTATGTGCGCCATAATTGCGAGCTGGGCCGCTTCCGGGAAGGGGAGGGCGTAGGCCAGCTTTCCCGGGACCCGGTGATGAATCTGAAATACCATTTTGTCATCACCACGGCCATGGTCACCCGGCTGTGCGGCCAGCACGGCATGGAACTGGAACAGGCCTTCCGCCTCAGCGATTTTTACATTCAGAAACTGGACGATCTGCATACCGAGGACGAGGTCTGCGCCCTGCATGACGAGATGGTGATGGATTACACCAAAAAGATGCGCAAAAACCTGCGCAGCGGCACCAACTCCAAACATATCAACGCAGGCAAGGAGTACATCTACGCCCACATCAAGGAGCGGATCACCATCGAGGACCTGGCCGACGAGCTGGGGGTGTCGGCCAGCTATCTCTCCCGGCTGTTCAAAAAGGAGACCGGCATGTCGGTGTCGGCCTACATCCGCCAGCAGAAGATCGAGATGGCCAAGAACCTGCTGCGGTTCAGCGACAGTTCCCTCATCGACATTGCCAACCAGCTGGCCTTTTCCTCCCAGAGCCATTTCATCCAGCAGTTCCGGGAGGTCACCGGCATGACCCCCAAGAAGTACCGGGACGAATGCCGCCTGAACCCCTGGGACGACTGA
- a CDS encoding GH36-type glycosyl hydrolase domain-containing protein codes for MQYGYFDDAHREYVVQRPDTPAPWVNYLGSPEYGAIISNNAGGYSFAKSGANGRILRYVFNQFDRPGRYLYLRDNASGDFWSASWQPVGKDLQDYACECRHGMGYTRMLSDYAGIHAEAVYYVPKDSAHEVWELTVTNTTDAPRELTLTGYAEFTNHNNYEQDQVNLQYSLFISRTLFAGNRITQQIHGNLDAQPADELVDGKNVTERFFGLAGAEVASYCGDKEAFLGRYHDYGDPQGVASGGLGNVLSYNENACGALSCVVKLAPGESRTVAFLLGMKPSEEAAALVAGYADPAPRCAAEVEALKQDWYGRLDHLQVHTPDDAFNTMINTWNAYNCFITFVWSRAASLIYCGLRNGYGYRDTVQDIQGIIHLEPAMAKEKIRFMLSAQVDNGGGLPLVKFTHNPGHEDTPDDASYVAETGHPAYRADDALWLFPTVYKYVAETGDKAFLDEVIPFANRDEGTVYEHLKRAVQFSLDHLGPHGLPAGLYADWNDCLRLGANGESTFVALQFYYALEILRRFAADRGDEAACRHLEETMTDTARKIQDLCWDGDRFIRGFTEEGQRIGAAADPEANLWLNPQSWAVISGLADKDQADRAMAQVYDRLNTAYGAVLMDPPYHAHAFEGALAVIYNPGTKENAGIFSQSQGWLILAEALCGHGDRAFTYFTENAPAAQNDRAEVRRLEPYCYGQFTEGPASAHFGRSQVHWLTGTASTVMVGCVEGILGLRPDLNGLRLAPAVPSGWKSFTMDKDFRGKKLHIRVENPQGKESGFASLTLNGEALPDNYLPADKLQAENDILLVL; via the coding sequence ATGCAATACGGATATTTTGACGATGCCCACCGGGAGTATGTGGTCCAGCGCCCCGATACCCCCGCCCCCTGGGTAAACTATCTCGGCTCGCCGGAGTACGGCGCCATCATCTCCAACAACGCCGGCGGCTACAGCTTTGCCAAGTCCGGCGCCAACGGCCGCATCCTGCGCTATGTCTTCAACCAGTTTGACCGCCCCGGCCGGTACCTCTACCTGCGGGACAACGCCAGCGGGGATTTCTGGTCGGCTTCCTGGCAGCCGGTGGGCAAGGACCTGCAGGACTACGCCTGCGAATGCCGCCACGGCATGGGCTACACCCGGATGCTCTCCGACTATGCGGGCATCCACGCCGAAGCGGTCTACTATGTGCCCAAGGACAGCGCCCATGAAGTCTGGGAGCTGACGGTGACCAACACCACCGACGCCCCCCGGGAACTGACCCTGACCGGCTACGCGGAATTCACCAACCACAACAACTACGAGCAGGACCAGGTGAATCTGCAGTATTCCCTCTTCATCAGCCGGACGCTGTTTGCGGGCAACCGCATCACCCAGCAGATCCACGGCAACCTGGACGCCCAGCCCGCCGACGAACTGGTGGACGGCAAGAACGTCACCGAACGGTTCTTCGGGCTGGCGGGTGCCGAAGTGGCCAGCTACTGCGGCGACAAGGAAGCCTTCCTGGGCCGCTACCATGACTACGGCGACCCCCAGGGCGTGGCATCCGGCGGCCTGGGCAACGTTCTGAGCTACAACGAGAACGCCTGCGGCGCCCTCTCCTGCGTGGTGAAGCTTGCCCCCGGCGAAAGCCGCACCGTGGCCTTCCTTTTGGGGATGAAGCCCTCCGAGGAAGCCGCCGCCCTGGTGGCGGGCTACGCCGACCCCGCCCCCCGCTGTGCCGCCGAGGTGGAGGCCCTGAAGCAGGACTGGTACGGACGGCTGGACCATCTGCAGGTCCACACCCCCGACGATGCCTTCAATACGATGATCAACACCTGGAACGCCTACAACTGCTTCATCACCTTTGTGTGGAGCCGGGCGGCGTCGCTCATCTACTGCGGCCTGCGCAACGGCTACGGCTACCGGGATACGGTGCAGGACATCCAGGGCATCATCCATCTGGAACCGGCCATGGCCAAGGAGAAGATCCGGTTCATGCTCTCCGCCCAGGTGGACAACGGCGGCGGTCTGCCTCTTGTAAAATTCACCCACAACCCCGGCCATGAGGATACCCCCGACGATGCCTCCTATGTGGCGGAGACCGGCCACCCGGCCTACCGCGCCGACGACGCGCTGTGGCTCTTCCCCACCGTCTACAAGTATGTGGCCGAGACGGGGGACAAAGCCTTCCTGGACGAAGTCATCCCCTTTGCCAACAGGGACGAGGGCACCGTCTACGAACACCTGAAGCGGGCGGTGCAGTTCTCGCTGGATCATCTGGGTCCCCACGGCCTGCCCGCCGGTCTCTACGCCGACTGGAACGACTGCCTGCGGCTGGGTGCCAACGGCGAGTCCACCTTTGTGGCGCTGCAGTTCTACTATGCCCTCGAGATCCTGCGCCGGTTTGCCGCCGACCGGGGGGACGAGGCCGCCTGCCGCCATCTGGAAGAAACGATGACCGACACCGCCCGGAAGATCCAGGACCTTTGCTGGGACGGCGACCGGTTCATCCGCGGCTTTACCGAGGAAGGCCAGCGCATCGGCGCCGCCGCCGACCCGGAGGCCAACCTCTGGCTGAACCCCCAGAGCTGGGCGGTCATCAGCGGGCTGGCGGACAAGGACCAGGCCGACCGGGCCATGGCCCAGGTCTACGACCGGCTGAACACCGCCTACGGCGCGGTGCTCATGGACCCGCCCTACCACGCCCATGCCTTTGAGGGCGCCCTGGCGGTGATCTACAACCCCGGCACCAAGGAAAATGCCGGCATCTTCTCCCAGTCCCAGGGGTGGCTGATCCTGGCCGAAGCCCTCTGCGGCCACGGGGACCGGGCCTTCACCTACTTTACCGAGAACGCCCCCGCCGCCCAGAACGACCGGGCGGAAGTGCGCCGCCTGGAGCCCTACTGCTACGGCCAGTTCACCGAGGGCCCGGCCAGCGCCCACTTCGGCCGCTCCCAGGTGCACTGGCTCACCGGCACGGCGTCCACCGTCATGGTGGGCTGCGTGGAGGGCATCCTGGGCCTGCGCCCCGACCTGAACGGTCTGCGGCTGGCCCCCGCGGTGCCTTCCGGCTGGAAGAGCTTTACCATGGACAAGGACTTCCGGGGCAAGAAGCTGCACATCCGGGTGGAAAATCCCCAGGGCAAGGAGAGCGGCTTTGCCAGCCTGACCCTCAACGGGGAGGCCCTGCCCGACAACTACCTGCCTGCTGACAAGCTGCAGGCCGAAAACGACATCCTGCTGGTGCTGTGA